GTATGTTCGAAACGAAACGAACCTCGTTAATTTTCCATATTTCTTGCCATATGTGGACCGATTTGGTGCAGTGCATCAGGTTGGATGATGAAATTTTTGTAAAACAGTGGGAATATATTAAAACGAAACGAAACAATATACATAGGTTACTAGGATCGACCAAATAGAGCCAACACTATCGATAATTTCTGTTACAAGGAGAAACTATTTTGGGattaatatatatcataatcatTCTAATATAAATCTGATctcagaatatatatatatttcaacctTGGATTACTTCTGAAGAGTGCGGTTGAATTCTCTTGCAGATGATGGTCAATGAAGCTAGAGATGTGTGTGCACATTGGTGGATGAAAGATGCTCTGGAGGCATTTGTTTGTCAGTTCTCTCCTCAGCAGAGAGTTGACGAAAATCCCCGGAGTATCTTGCAGATTAGAGCGACGCCTAACCAACAAACTATGATTGAGAATGAGCGCGAAAGTGGGGATGAAGTTGTCGATCATTGTTTGATTAGCTGAACTCAAACCCAATTTTTCGAGGACTTCGCTAGGATTTCTGTTCTCGTAAAGATTGATCGAGTGTGTGGAGTTCATGGGATACAGGATAGAAGGGGGTGGGGTGGGGATGAATGGCTAGATTGTAGAGAAGAAAAGATGTACAAATGGCTCACTTTCATTCTTtgattcattcattcattcttTCGATCCAATTATGTTGTTCGAAAAGAATTGAGTTGAGCTCTCGTTTGTAACTCAACAACTAGAGGAACTTTGTATACTTATAAATGTTTAACTTTTGCACTTTTTTTCTTTGCTTTTCACATTCTTGATTTTTACGCTTCTCAATCTCAAAATGTCATAGAATTCCTAAcggtagttttttttttatcaagttcTTTTCCTTAAATTGTAAAGAAAGTGTTATATTtcatttttcatgtatgtgtgtaCACACACATTGatacattaaatattttaaaattggtAAAATTGCAATTTTGGTGATTTTGATCATGAAAAATTTCATTTTCAATCATGTTCTTTTCAACTTTTTGCAATTTCAGTATTTTTTCCATTTGAATGTGTGATGTAACACTAAATACTCAGCGATATGTTGGTGTCACGTCAGCATTATATTTGCGTCATAAGGAAAAAGTTACTAAAATTAGAAAAAATTCAAAGATAATGGACCAAAAATGATATTTGGACAACGTAAAAAACTTAAACCGTAATGAGTCAAATCTACATaaccaaaattaaaattttcatttcaaaaattgtttttaAAGAATATGTCATTTGTGTTTTCTAGTACTAAAACCTTTTGAAtattgtttgcacaatatttattgatgttgCAGGCGGTCAGATGTAAAAATCCACCAACGTGAACAAAATAATGAAAATCTAACTTTAGAAAACCAAACTATTATGAATTCTTAACTTGGTTTTTCATTCTAATCTCCTAAGTAAATATAGGGTCAAAACTACTAGAAATTAAAGAATAAATTCTTgacattatttatattttcagtaaattgataaatttacaaaatattatcATCAAACAAAGAATGTCGCTGAAATCTGAAAGAAGATGACTTGAACTACTGAAATTTTGAATGAAAAGCTATTAAACGCTTGACTAGAACTATCAAAAGTCTGCAGCGAGTTTGCTCAATTTGTGCGAGAGATGTCTTTGTCCTTGTTTCTGCTGACCTTATTATTTTCTTATGATTTTTTGGGCGGTTCTTCTTATTCTCCTACTACTATATGATTTTTCCCATTATCTCACCATGATCTCCATCTTTTTACGTACTTTGATTTATTCTAATCAATTCAAATTACTAATGAGCTCTTATTCATTCTTATCGTCTcttttttatgatattttaagcTTAACCAATTTTGAGTCTAATTAAAATACAACTCCAACAAATATTTTGACTATAGCATAACAAGAGGTAATATCATTAAGTCggcacatccataaacaaataaaaagtGATTGAAAATTAGTTTCTGCCTCTAAATTTGTTATAATAACTTGTAAcatttgttatatatatcataCCAGTTAATTttgtattaaaaattaaatccattATTCTAGACTTCCACTTTCCATGTTctcttttttaataaaataaaacaaaataactGTCTGACACCGATATATTAAATTTAACTTAAAAACCCGAAATCTAGAAAAAATTTCGAACTGAACCATATAGAACAATTCCTTTGAATTTTAgcgaaaaaaaaataaaaaaaaaaatccaaaccaTACCGTGATCACCCCTAGATAAAATCATCCTTCGACCGTCCGAACGTGTGTTCAACTCCTCAGTCCGCCTAGAAATGATGATGCTCGCCCACAAGAAATCGAAGCCTCGAGTTTTTTGTCCGCGTGATTGCACACTTGCATTGAACAAATGCATTGTTTTCAGGCCATACGTACGTTCAAACTAGACTGTGAAATTTTTACTCCTTGAGGAAATCCGTGTGAAAACTGTTGACTTTTGAAGTCCAAATTGTGTTGCTGACCGCTGGTCAaccatttggaaaaaaaaaatgttattgCCATAATTATTACGTGTTAATGACTATAGATAAGTCAAAGTCTTCCACTTTTTCAAACTTTATCTGCTTAATTTTCATGGCTGGAAGGAACCTCACTGCCACTGGGGTTCTTTTGTTTATATTAGGAGAAATTAGATAGAAACATAGTTGATAAATACTGATAACATCTCATTGACTTCGAGAATGCCTATGAAGACTGAGAAAAGACGCTGCTCATCGTTTGAGAGTTGGAGTAGCTTAAACCGTGAAAACGGGGTTGTGGTACGTAGCTTGTTTGATTAAAATGCATGTGccaaaaaaataaatgattGAATCAAAATGTCTGGAAAAGAATAAAAAACTTTTGAGTTATCTTTGGTAGCTACCAAAATAAAGCTCGTCTCTTGGAACAAACAGAAAGATCACTATGTATGGTTATTCTTAGATTGCTAGTAGGAAATAGCTAGCGCTCCAGAAATGCTTGCTGCCTTGAACATTCCCTGTGCGCGATATGGGTTCTGCTGCGCGCTCGCGCTTAAAGCTTCTCGGGTTCGAGTATATATAGAGGAACATACAAGAATATATGACAATGCAAAGAAAGATGCAATCATGTAGTAGTTAATATTGCCAAGTATCTCATTCTTATttacagttttttttttatttttttggaagAATGGAAACAAGCATAGTTATAAAGATGTTCTCCACATAAACACAGTGGAACCCTCAAGCATAGGTGAAGTTTGGGTATAGTTTTGGCACATCTCAAGATTTTAAGTGTTGGGAAACCGTTAATATTGAAATACACTGTATGAATATCACCTTTTTTTCTTCTTTGGAATCAAAGTAAAgcttaaaataacatttattaAATCGTCGTTATGACGAGTTTTCCTCAATTCTTAATTCTCTCCACCTCTCGCCTTTGCTGTCTTCGTCGCCGCTGCACACTCCACCCTTGCTATCATCCCTTTATGCCCAACACCTCCGCCCAATCTGCAATCCTAGCGCCCGACGCCTAAATTCGGCTAACCCTGAAACAATCCCTAAACTCCACGAATTAGGGTGGAAAGATATTACAACCATAAAATGGTCATTATGCCGAGTTACATGCAACACGTGTCAAAATCGATTTTTCAAAAGTTTGAAAACTACTAAAATAATTTCTTTAATCTTTATCAACACTTtagaattattaaataataatatcattcttaatataaaaattattgtaagaaacattaatttaaaaataagaaaaaagttaacataaaaatattttatatatttatattgcaCTTTTATTCATGGTCGCCAATTATTATTGTTTGAAGTAATTTTTTAACTTTTCtatactcaaaataaaatacttgtaataaaatcaaatttaatatatatatatattgtgtgaTAAATAGATTTTCCAATTTTCTCTCTTTAATTTGCTTAATCATCTTGCCAAGTTCGAACCAAACTAAAACCTCAGTTTCCCACTCACGGGTACAAACCAAATGGTTCTCCGCTCTCATTCCTCCACCCTCCGCCGCCGCGGCCGCCACCACACAATCTCAGCCTGACCCATCTCAATTCATCAGCTTACAACACAATGCACGCACTCACTTCACCAAAATTTCCAAGAATTCCGCTTCTCCTCGCCCTTCTCCACCTCCTATCCCTCGCCTCCTCTGACTTATCTACGGAAAGATCCGCTCTCCTAGCCCTCCGTTCCGTCGTCGGTGGACGCACTCTGTTCTGGAACACCACCTTCAGCACCCCATGCAACTGGCAAGGCGTTATTTGCGAAAACAACCGTGTTACCGTTCTTCGCCTCCCTGGTTCGTCTCTATTCGGAAGTCTGCCGTCCAACACTCTGTCAAACTTAACTTTGCTTCACACTCTCAGTCTTCGCCTCAACCACCTATATGGCCCACTTCCCTCTGACCTCTCCCGACTCTCTCAGCTTCGGAATCTTTTTCTTCAGGGAAACCGGTTTTCCGGCGCCGTGCCTGATGTTCTTTTCTCGCTTCACTCACTTGTACGGTTGAATCTTGCGTCGAACAATTTTTCCGGTGAAATTCCATCTGGGTTCAACAATTTGACGCGTTTGCGTTTGCTTTTTTTGGAGGATAACCAGTTTGTTGGTGTTTTGCACGACATAGAGCTCCCGGGTCTGTTGCAGTTTAATGtctcatttaataatttaagtGGGTCAGTGCCGAAAGGGCTCGAGGGAAAGCCAAAGGATGCGTTTTTAGGAACTTTGCTTTGTGGGAAGCCTCTTGATAACGCGTGTAGTAAGAATGGTGGTGAAACTACAGGTGTCTCTCCTGAAGGGAACACAAACAGGAGTGGACTTTTGGGCAAAAGTGGGAAGAAGAAGTTGTCTGGTGGTGCAATTGCTGGAATTGTGCTGGGATCTGTTGGTTTTATTCTGTTTCTGTTTGCTTTATTTGTGTTTTGTAGGAAAAAGAGTGGACAGAAGACCAGGTCTGCGGATTTGGTGGTAATCAAGAATCAAGAAAATGACTCAGGGGAAGAACCAATGGTGGCCACAGAGAATGGGGCGACGGGAAACAGTTTTTCATTTGCTGCAGCAGCAGCTGCCGCATTGGGTTCTAATGGAAATATGAAGTCCGAAAAGGGAGTGAATATGGCTTCTGCCAAGAAACTGGTATTTTTCAGGAATTATCCAAGGGTGTTCGATTTGGAGGAGTTGTTGAGGGCGTCGGCTGAAGTTTTGGGGAAGGGGATATCGGGGACCTCGTATAAGGCGGTTTTGGAGGTTGGAACTGTGGTTGCTGTGAAAAGGTTGAAAGATGTCACAATTACGGATAGGGAGTTTAAGGAGAGAATTAATGAGGTTGGAGCCATGGAGCATGAGAATTTAGTGCCTCTTAGGGCTTACTATTATAGTAGAGAGGAGAAGCTTCTTGTTTATGACTATATGCCAATGGGAAGCCTTTCTGCACTTCTACATGGTGTGTACATTTTAGAGTCCTTAGCTTCAGTATTGATACCGTCGCATTTTGCTTTGTTCTATTCGGAGACATTTGTGTTGATCTAGCTTCAAATTCACCATAGGATTGTTTGAACTTAAAAAGTCTGCCATATTCAGTTGAAACTTAGGCTATGTTGTAAGCTTTTTGAGAAGACGATTTTGTTCACCTGAAGCAAAATCAAGCATACATAAATGTAATTGCCAAAACACCCAAAAACACTACCAAACGTTATCTCAACAGTCGTGGCCTTTCCTTCTTTGTTTCAACttcaaaaaatagaatctctcaaGTATTCCTGCATAAATATAGCCGGTTTCTTGCCAAAATTTTCACGCAGGATTCTTTTTGTGTATGCATGATGTTTGATCAACTGACTGCGccgaatttttgtttttttgaacGTTGGTTTGGTATTGAGAATATAAAGTTTCCAGAGGGTAGATTGATGATATTTTAGTTCGAGCCTCTATTTCTAGTCTTTTGAAGTTTATGTTATGTACAACTCTGCTGCTATAAATGTCTACTTTATTTTAGGCAAAGATGGTGAAATTTCTTATTGTTTTAATTTCATACAATCGAATGTTCCCTATATTTTGAGGTTTTGTAATTTTTGTACTGATACCGACTCGATCCTTGTTGGTAGATTCCATACACGATACAATTCCTTATGAGTTGTCTTTTTTCCTTGGCCAGTTGTAGTGAATGAGTTGCTAACTATGTTATAATCTTACTTGAATCAATGATATGACATTTTTTCCTGAAGTGTAAGATCACAATTATCATTTATTAGTGGCATTTTGTATTTTGGTAAATTCCACCTATAAGGACTCGTTTGATCTGTGATATGAATGAAATTGTTTCATACGATTATAATTCATTCTAACATATTGCATTCTTACACTATTATATTCCCTCCTGTTCAGGAAACATAGGGGCTGGTAGGACACCGTTAAACTGGGAAACGAGGTCCACTATCGCCCTTGGAGCCGCTCGTGGCATCAAATACCTTCATTTGCAAGGCCCTAATTTTGTCCATGGAAACATTAAATCATCAAACATCCTACTCACCAAATCTTGCGAAGCACAAGTCTCTGATTTTGGATTGAACCTTCTGGTTGGACCTCCATCCTCACCAATCCAATTCACCGGCTATCGTGCACCAGAAGTTACTGACACTCGCCGAGCTTCCCAAAAAGCTGACATTTACAGCTTTGGCGTGTTGATCTTGGAGCTTCTTACAGGGAAAGCTCCCACTAACGCCCTCTTGAATGAGGAAGGAGTTGATCTACCCACATGGGTTCAGTCTGTGGTTCAAGATGAGTGGACTTCTGAACTTTTTGATTTCGAACTGTTAAGATACCAAGATGTTGAGGAGGAAATGGTGCAGCTCTTGCAACTTGGGATCGACTGCACAACTCAGTACCCCGAAAATCGTCCCTCCATGTCTGAAGTTGTGAAACGAATTGAAGAGCTTCGTTTTTCGAACTTGCTAAATGGTTGACAGTTTGATCATGTACGAGTATGACAAACCAATTGAGTTAGTGTTTTTAACATTGACGTGATGTTTGTCCGTGGAGACTTTTATGTTTTCGAACAGTTGGATTTGTTTGTTAATTTGGGTATTATTCTTGGTTTCAAGAATTAAcagcatattttattttattttattttattctctCTCTTACTTCTTTGAGCCATCTCACTGTGTTAGTCGAGAGCTGTAATATGTTTACTTGTGATTGGAAGATGATTGTAAACAAGAGGGTACCATGCGTTTATGTTTTGATTACGGCTAGTTTGATCAGGCTACAGAGAAGAATAAAACACATATTAGCCAAAAACGTTTGGTGCTTCCTCGGTGAATGAATTTAGACCCATCTCTTGGTGAATGAATTTAAACACATCTTTTGTTGCACGATATTTTACAAAATCATCTCGAAGGTGATAGTAAACAGActaagaaatgtgattgctgATTTAGTAGATGGGGATCAAGCTGCATTAATCAAGGATCGTTTCATCGTGGATAATACACGCTTGGCGCAGGAGCTACTCAGGAAGTATGCTAGAAAACGTGGTTCACCGAGGTGTACCTTGAAAGTGGATATCCAGAGACTTATGACACGGTTGACTGGGACTTTTTGCGAGAAGTTCTAATGTTTTTGAATTTCCCTTGCAGATTTATTGGTTGGATAATAGAATGTGTCTCCACTACATCATACTCTCCTGTCCTCAATGGTCACTATCATGGGCTTTTTCATGGAAAGCGTGGCCTTCGACAAGGTAACTCTCTGTCCCCTTTCTTATTTACTCTGTGTCTTGAAGTCTTGTCTCGTTCTCTGAGTCGTATGTCAAGATCACCGTCGTTTGGGTTTCATCATAAATGTCAGTTTTTGCATATTACTCACCTTGCATTGCAGATGATTTGTTGTTGTCCCGTGGAGATGTGACTAGTGTTTCTTTGATTATGAAGTGCCTGAATGAATTTGGGGATATGGCTGGCTTGAGAGTGAATCAGATGAAGTCAAACATCTATATAACTAGTCTAGATGAACATGTCAGACATGAGATTCTTCAAGTCACTGCATTTTGTGAGGGAGTGCTTTCTTTTCGATATCTTGGGATTCCACTGGCATCTGTGCGTTTGAGAACTTCATATTATAGTCTCCTGGTTGATGCCATCACTTTAAAGATAAATTCCTAGCCACGACACTCATTATCGTACGCGGGAAAGTAGAGTTGATCACATCGGTGGTACAGGGAGTGGGCTGTTTCTGGCTTTCTATCCTTCCATTACCGTCTACGATCATTCGGGCTGCCTATGCCATGTGCAGAAAGTTTGTTTGGCCAACAAAGCACCTGCCGAATGCTTGGAAAATGGTATGTAAGTCGATTGGAGATGGGGGTTCGGGCCTGAAAAACTTGGAGGCATGGGACAAAGCACTACTCACAAAAACACTTTGGAAAATACACTCTAACAAAGATGGCTTGTGGATTGCC
This is a stretch of genomic DNA from Primulina eburnea isolate SZY01 chromosome 11, ASM2296580v1, whole genome shotgun sequence. It encodes these proteins:
- the LOC140805795 gene encoding probable inactive receptor kinase At1g48480, with product MHALTSPKFPRIPLLLALLHLLSLASSDLSTERSALLALRSVVGGRTLFWNTTFSTPCNWQGVICENNRVTVLRLPGSSLFGSLPSNTLSNLTLLHTLSLRLNHLYGPLPSDLSRLSQLRNLFLQGNRFSGAVPDVLFSLHSLVRLNLASNNFSGEIPSGFNNLTRLRLLFLEDNQFVGVLHDIELPGLLQFNVSFNNLSGSVPKGLEGKPKDAFLGTLLCGKPLDNACSKNGGETTGVSPEGNTNRSGLLGKSGKKKLSGGAIAGIVLGSVGFILFLFALFVFCRKKSGQKTRSADLVVIKNQENDSGEEPMVATENGATGNSFSFAAAAAAALGSNGNMKSEKGVNMASAKKLVFFRNYPRVFDLEELLRASAEVLGKGISGTSYKAVLEVGTVVAVKRLKDVTITDREFKERINEVGAMEHENLVPLRAYYYSREEKLLVYDYMPMGSLSALLHGNIGAGRTPLNWETRSTIALGAARGIKYLHLQGPNFVHGNIKSSNILLTKSCEAQVSDFGLNLLVGPPSSPIQFTGYRAPEVTDTRRASQKADIYSFGVLILELLTGKAPTNALLNEEGVDLPTWVQSVVQDEWTSELFDFELLRYQDVEEEMVQLLQLGIDCTTQYPENRPSMSEVVKRIEELRFSNLLNG
- the LOC140805605 gene encoding uncharacterized protein, producing the protein MIVNKRVIVNRLRNVIADLVDGDQAALIKDRFIVDNTRLAQELLRKYARKRGSPRFIGWIIECVSTTSYSPVLNGHYHGLFHGKRGLRQDDLLLSRGDVTSVSLIMKCLNEFGDMAGLRVNQMKSNIYITSLDEHVRHEILQVTAFCEGVLSFRYLGIPLASVRLRTSYYSLLVDAITLKINS